Proteins found in one Onychomys torridus chromosome 21, mOncTor1.1, whole genome shotgun sequence genomic segment:
- the Gemin6 gene encoding gem-associated protein 6: MSEWTKKSPLEWEDYVYKEVRVIASEKKEYKGWLLTTDPVSANIVLVNFLEDGSLSVTGIMGHSVQTVETVSEADPRVKEQLVHLFTSGDCKGYSPEDLEKRKSSLKKWLEKNHIPVTEQGDAQRTLCVAGVLTIDPPYAPENCSSSNEIILSRIQDLIQGHLSASQ, from the exons ATGAGTGAATGGACGAAGAAAAGCCCCTTAGAATGGGAAGACTACGTTTATAAAGAAGTCAGAGTGATAGCCAGTGAGAAGAAGGAGTATAAAGGATGGCTTTTAACTACAGACCCAGTCTCTGCCAA cattGTCCTCGTGAACTTCCTTGAAGATGGCAGCTTGTCTGTGACTGGAATTATGGGACACTCTGTGCAGACGGTGGAAACGGTGAGTGAAGCGGACCCCAGAGTAAAGGAGCAGCTGGTGCATCTGTTCACATCTGGAGATTGTAAAGGGTACAGCCCCGAGGatctggaaaagagaaagagcagcCTAAAGAAGTGGCTGGAGAAGAACCACATCCCTGTCACCGAGCAGGGAGATGCACAAAGGACTCTCTGTGTGGCTGGGGTCCTGACTATTGACCCACCATATGCTCCAGAAAATTGCAGCAGCTCCAATGAGATCATTCTGTCCCGCATTCAGGATCTTATTCAAGGCCACCTTTCAGCTTCCCAGTGA
- the LOC118571743 gene encoding tetratricopeptide repeat protein 39B-like, whose translation MARFLRNDDNEENMLTMSLSLSEGENDRLARVTKALSLRENETEDKFEDAHEIIPVATTMTLLSSLEECTTGLYLFLNNRFSDAINLVHPWSKNSPYHALIYSMLMIVKAILTFEPQDIQIGMNAAKEALKTCNNFRKKPRIMTLSRLVSRQGIKSVKEEELHAEVCYAECLILKSAITFIQDDSLLSFLKSGINFGSSYQIYKDCQQVLELMPDNQSKTHRHLDGGVKFGLGVFNLMFSLVPPRSLKLLNIVGYSGDREVGLALLHDSASEPHINNILSVFTLLFYYNYVRVVFGVEKVSTSATENLFLVYLQKFPNCVVLKFFRARFSMLNGNFETAQLKLQECIITQNEWKQVHHLCYWELMWCHIFLQNWKQAYNYANLLFQHSRWSKAIYAYSKAIILALLPHNFVNSENETMSSIFLHVDNLRIKILGSSVPIEKFIAEKSQRYGTTTGWFTAQPLLEFIYAWSGFRVMSKKIELISSWLSIIDKGKDLLNENPNEEYGIDDMSLLNLLKGLCLKHLGKHLKAEHYFIRVIKKEKLLKYDRYLVPYSYYELGMLHYLKGDYASATRNLDYIKNYKDYSMESRLQFRAHIALEQIAKLEK comes from the coding sequence ATGGCACGGTTCCTAAGAAATGACGACAATGAGGAGAACATGCTAACTATGTCCCTTAGTCTAAGCGAAGGGGAGAACGATAGGCTGGCCAGAGTAACTAAGGCACTCAGTCTGAGAGAAAACGAAACCGAGGACAAGTTTGAGGATGCCCACGAGATTATCCCTGTGGCAACAACGATGACTCTCTTATCGTCCTTGGAAGAATGTACAACTGGATTGTATTTGTTTCTAAATAACAGATTCTCCGATGCAATCAATCTTGTTCACCCATGGTCAAAAAACAGCCCATACCATGCCCTGATATACAGCATGCTCATGATTGTCAAGGCCATCCTGACTTTTGAGCCACAGGATATTCAGATCGGAATGAACGCAGCAAAGGAAGCTTTGAAAACCTGCAACAATTTCcggaaaaaacccaggataatGACTTTATCTCGCTTAGTGAGTAGGCAGGGAATAAAGTCTGTCAAAGAGGAAGAATTACATGCAGAAGTCTGTTATGCTGAGTGTCTGATCTTGAAGTCTGCCATAACATTCATACAGGATGACAGTTTGCTGAGTTTCCTTAAAAGCGGCATCAACTTTGGGTCAAGCTATCAAATCTACAAAGACTGCCAACAGGTCTTAGAACTTATGCCTGATAACCAAAGTAAGACGCACAGACACCTGGATGGAGGGGTAAAGTTTGGCCTTGGCGTATTCAACCTGATGTTCTCCCTTGTGCCACCAAGGTCACTGAAACTTCTCAATATTGTTGGCTATTCTGGAGATAGAGAAGTAGGTCTTGCTTTGCTCCATGACAGTGCATCCGAACCTCACATCAACAACATCTTAAGTGTTTTCACCCTTCTCTTCTATTACAATTACGTGCGTGTAGTTTTTGGCGTTGAGAAGGTTTCGACTTCTGCCACGGAGAATCTCTTCCTCGTCTACCTGCAGAAATTCCCCAACTGTGTCGTCCTTAAATTTTTTCGTGCACGTTTTAGCATGCTCAATGGAAATTTTGAAACCGCACAGCTAAAATTACAAGAGTGCATCATCACGCAGAATGAATGGAAGCAGGTTCATCATCTCTGTTACTGGGAACTCATGTGGTGCCATATTTTTCTGCAGAATTGGAAGCAGGCATACAACTATGCTAATCTACTGTTTCAACATAGCAGGTGGTCTAAGGCAATATATGCCTACAGCAAAGCTATAATACTGGCCTTGCTTCCTCATAATTTTGTGAACTCAGAAAATGAGACCATGAGTTCAATCTTCTTACATGTGGATAACCTGAGAATCAAAATTTTAGGCTCTTCTGTGCCAATAGAAAAATTTATTGCTGAGAAAAGTCAGCGCTATGGTACTACGACAGGCTGGTTTACAGCACAGCCCCTTCTGGAATTCATTTATGCCTGGAGTGGCTTCCGAGTCATGAGCAAGAAAATAGAGCTTATTTCAAGTTGGCTATCAATAATCGACAAAGGAAAAGACCTTTTGAATGAAAATCCAAATGAGGAGTATGGCATAGACGACATGAGTTTGTTAAATCTGCTGAAAGGTCTCTGCCTGAAACATCTGGGCAAACATTTGAAGGCTGAGCACTACTTCATTCGTGTTATCAAGAAGGAGAAGCTGTTAAAATATGACCGCTACTTGGTGCCATATAGTTACTATGAACTGGGGATGCTGCATTATCTGAAGGGAGATTATGCCAGCGCCACAAGAAACCTAGActacataaagaactacaaaGACTACTCCATGGAATCCCGGCTACAGTTTAGGGCTCACATTGCCCTCGAACAAATAGCTAAATTAGAAAAGTGA